The following proteins are encoded in a genomic region of Drosophila miranda strain MSH22 chromosome 4, D.miranda_PacBio2.1, whole genome shotgun sequence:
- the LOC108161454 gene encoding uncharacterized protein LOC108161454 produces the protein MEAKRAPESLKEMRMELESLRVAQMNLLAKAQSSLASPMNILTDVLESDPVLRTAAANVEAVLKENPADDEQIKPLYDALVERANPVAAGDTLTRKQASKLASATALRNLLIKAVVYAGMRTEYLQQQVAARLRKNSKEVASPSSGTLKPAEVLEVLGILPPSKKNRVLKQKELPQRRMTRSQRCDLFKI, from the exons ATGGAAGCAAAACGTGCCCCAGAGTCGTTGAAGGAAATGAGGATGGAGCTGGAGAGTCTGCGAGTGGCGCAG ATGAACCTCTTAGCAAAGGCCCAGAGCTCGCTAGCATCTCCGATGAATATCTTAACTGATGTGCTGGAATCGGACCCTGTACTGCGCACGGCTGCCGCGAATGTAGAGGCAGTCCTCAAGGAGAACCCCGCAGACGACGAACAAATTAAAC CGCTTTATGACGCCCTGGTAGAGCGCGCCAACCCAGTGGCCGCCGGGGACACATTGACGAGAAAGCAGGCCTCCAAGCTAGCAAGCGCCACGGCGCTGCGCAACCTCCTGATCAAGGCTGTTGTCTACGCGGGCATGAGAACCGAATACCTCCAGCAGCAGGTGGCTGCCAGACTCCGGAAGAACAGCAAGGAGGTGGCATCTCCTTCTTCGGGCACCTTGAAACCTGCGGAGGTCTTGGAAGTACTGGGAATCCTGCCGCCCTCGAAGAAGAATAGAGTTCTCAAGCAAAAGGAATTGCCGCAGAGAAGGATGACCAGGAGCCAGCGTTGCGACCTTTTTAAGATTTGA
- the LOC108161452 gene encoding longitudinals lacking protein-like — protein MANKKFLFRWNDHQHSQIGMFESLRVTETLVDCSLAAEGKSLKAHKVVLSACSPYFAALIRGQDDKHPIFVLKDVKYQELRDLMDYMYRGEVNVSLDQLDAFLKAAESLQIRGLCEPQFTVLPEMGKRARRDSSGSGGDLSKVEKRSTEKGARESSEAIIKVKVQPQSPGAGPGEAAGAVPLAGDPTDHSAGSETSNSSGLSGEAVYECRQCGKKYRRLLCLRRHENTECGD, from the exons ATGGCCAATAAAAAGTTCTTGTTTCGCTGGAACGACCACCAGCACTCGCAGATCGGAATGTTCGAGAGTCTGCGGGTGACCGAGACCCTGGTCGACTGCTCGCTCGCCGCCGAGGGCAAGTCCCTGAAGGCCCACAAGGTGGTTCTGTCCGCCTGCAGTCCCTACTTTGCCGCCCTGATCCGCGGGCAGGACGACAAGCATCCGATCTTCGTGCTGAAGGACGTGAAGTACCAGGAGCTCCGCGACCTAATGGACTACATGTACCGCGGCGAGGTCAACGTCTCGCTGGACCAGCTGGACGCGTTTCTCAAGGCGGCAGAATCGCTGCAGATCAGGGGCCTGTGCGAGCCGCAGTTCACGGTTCTGCCAGAGATGGGAAAGCGCGCTCGCCGGGACTCCTCCGGATCGGGCGGGGATTTGTCTAAGGTCGAAAAACGCAGCACGGAGAAGG GTGCCCGCGAGAGCTCCGAAGCCATCATCAAGGTGAAGGTGCAGCCGCAGAGCCCAGGCGCCGGCCCCGGAGAAGCCGCTGGAGCCGTGCCACTGGCAGGCGATCCCACGGACCACAGCGCCGGCTCAGAAacgagcaacagcagcggtcTGAGTGGCGAAGCAGTCTACGAGTGCCGTCAGTGTGGCAAGAAGTATCGCCGTCTGCTCTGTCTGAGGCGCCACGAGAATACCGAGTGCGGTGACTAG